One window of the Streptococcus parasanguinis ATCC 15912 genome contains the following:
- a CDS encoding SP_1767 family glycosyltransferase has protein sequence MHDTKSRAIVLAGNQNYTAQLSTTIKSIFYHNKDVKIYVLNRDILPDWFRKPRKMAQLLGGDLIDVKLNPDDLKDTWWTQEHISMDTYSRYFISKYISEEKVLYLDADLLVLKNLEDIFEIDMKDYPIAAVMDTDNQSFNAGVLLIDNGLWKRENMTEQLVNETNGSLQQALEGNIPKFNGDQTIFNKVFRDRWLALDKRMNLQVGHDVTAFMSHWPNHFIDSEDPYIVHFVSHRKPWTTLSANRFRQLWWAFHDMDYSQVLSHHMGDFQIEMDPDYELHLFNLTNSQTFKNLEELIQGHPKVLFHIAAYTEMGEKLVRLAKYENVRLYPEVVPPVLEELIHRSAAYLDINYGTADQATLATYAKIGKPILSFPETRHSEQAQLEVNTIEQMHSLIKERIKTGKWGEVHELPRLHSFTMTQTQDLESIEELVCALPFVQFHIGAWTAMGPKLVELKQHPNVSLYPAINQERLNQLIHSADLYLDINHGDEAGEILSQVELVGIPSFGFYKTQHGNHGQFLFSSERLQELITAIEQLDEEGSLPKILPLPTVKSIDESLDFIRENHSSVIRFGDGEINLIAGHSIAYQDYHPELARSLRELVGMNSSEKLLVCLPDAFEDRFQFTWWAEDFWKKHLDHYDQFYREIAPAPCYGSTFISRPYIDFKDKSRAASQFDKLKKLWENRDILIVEGATSRTGVGNDLFDRANSILRIVCSSHNAYKDVDTIEATIRQYAEDRLILIMLGPTAKVLAAHLANDGYQALDIGHIDSEYEWLQMGAQTKVKLKHKHTAEYNFDQDIEFIEDETYTKQIVADLSRLPIE, from the coding sequence ATGCATGATACAAAAAGTCGAGCGATTGTTCTAGCAGGAAATCAGAACTATACCGCTCAGTTATCGACGACTATAAAATCCATCTTTTATCACAATAAAGATGTGAAAATTTATGTTTTGAATCGAGATATCCTTCCAGACTGGTTTCGAAAACCACGGAAGATGGCTCAGCTCTTAGGGGGCGACCTCATTGATGTCAAATTGAATCCAGATGATCTGAAGGATACCTGGTGGACTCAGGAACATATTAGTATGGATACGTATTCTCGCTATTTTATTTCCAAGTATATCTCAGAGGAAAAGGTGCTGTATCTCGATGCGGATTTGCTGGTTCTAAAGAACTTAGAGGATATCTTTGAAATAGATATGAAGGACTACCCGATTGCAGCCGTGATGGACACAGATAACCAAAGCTTTAATGCGGGTGTCTTATTAATTGACAATGGTTTGTGGAAACGAGAAAATATGACAGAGCAGTTGGTGAATGAGACGAATGGTTCACTCCAGCAAGCTCTAGAAGGAAATATTCCTAAATTTAATGGGGATCAGACAATCTTTAATAAGGTCTTTCGTGATAGATGGTTGGCCTTGGATAAAAGGATGAACCTCCAAGTTGGTCATGACGTGACTGCTTTTATGAGTCATTGGCCAAATCACTTTATAGATAGTGAAGATCCCTATATTGTGCATTTTGTCTCTCACCGAAAACCATGGACGACGCTAAGTGCCAATCGTTTCCGCCAATTATGGTGGGCCTTTCATGATATGGATTACAGTCAGGTCTTGTCTCACCATATGGGGGACTTCCAGATAGAAATGGATCCAGATTATGAGCTCCATCTGTTCAATTTGACCAATTCTCAAACCTTTAAAAACCTTGAGGAATTGATTCAGGGACATCCGAAGGTCTTGTTCCATATTGCAGCCTATACGGAAATGGGAGAGAAATTGGTGCGTCTTGCAAAATATGAAAATGTGAGATTGTATCCAGAAGTCGTCCCTCCAGTATTGGAAGAACTTATCCATCGTTCTGCTGCCTATTTAGATATTAACTATGGTACTGCTGATCAAGCAACCTTGGCGACTTATGCGAAAATAGGGAAACCGATCTTGTCCTTCCCAGAAACCAGACATAGTGAGCAAGCGCAGTTAGAGGTCAACACGATTGAACAAATGCATTCACTCATTAAAGAGCGTATAAAGACAGGGAAATGGGGAGAAGTTCACGAGCTTCCACGATTGCACTCCTTTACCATGACCCAAACGCAAGATCTCGAGTCAATCGAAGAACTGGTTTGTGCTCTTCCTTTTGTACAGTTTCATATCGGTGCTTGGACAGCTATGGGGCCTAAGTTAGTCGAATTAAAGCAACATCCCAATGTTAGTTTGTATCCTGCGATCAATCAGGAGCGGTTGAACCAGCTGATTCATAGTGCGGATCTTTATTTGGATATTAATCATGGCGATGAAGCTGGTGAGATTCTATCACAGGTAGAATTGGTGGGGATTCCTAGTTTTGGTTTTTATAAAACCCAACACGGGAACCATGGGCAGTTTCTTTTTTCAAGTGAGCGACTACAGGAACTGATCACGGCGATTGAACAGTTGGATGAGGAAGGAAGCTTGCCTAAAATTCTCCCTCTACCAACGGTTAAGTCCATTGATGAGAGTCTGGACTTCATTAGGGAAAATCATTCATCTGTCATTCGTTTTGGAGATGGTGAAATCAATCTAATAGCTGGCCATTCTATCGCCTACCAAGATTATCATCCTGAACTGGCACGATCTCTACGTGAGTTGGTTGGAATGAACAGTTCAGAAAAACTCTTAGTCTGTTTGCCAGATGCTTTCGAAGATCGCTTCCAATTTACATGGTGGGCAGAAGATTTTTGGAAAAAGCATTTGGATCATTATGATCAGTTTTATCGTGAAATTGCTCCAGCTCCTTGCTATGGATCTACCTTTATTTCACGCCCTTATATTGACTTTAAAGATAAAAGTCGAGCAGCCTCCCAGTTTGACAAACTTAAAAAACTGTGGGAGAATCGGGATATTCTGATTGTTGAAGGAGCAACTTCTCGTACTGGGGTGGGTAATGATCTGTTTGATCGTGCAAACTCCATCCTACGAATTGTTTGTTCTTCACACAATGCTTATAAGGATGTGGACACAATCGAGGCCACGATTCGCCAATATGCGGAGGATCGCTTAATTCTGATTATGTTAGGCCCAACCGCAAAAGTATTGGCTGCTCATTTGGCGAATGATGGTTACCAAGCACTGGATATTGGGCATATTGATTCAGAATACGAGTGGCTGCAGATGGGAGCACAGACGAAAGTCAAGTTGAAACACAAACACACGGCAGAATATAATTTTGACCAAGATATTGAATTCATCGAGGATGAAACCTACACCAAACAAATCGTGGCAGACTTATCTCGTTTGCCAATAGAATAA
- a CDS encoding glycosyltransferase family 2 protein produces the protein MEKISVIVPVYNSEAYLENCLNSIIQQTYQNLEIILVNDGSTDGSAAICQRYKTQDPRVKVYHKPNGGVGSSRNRALEAVTGDYILFVDNDDWLELDHIESLYHLLKKADADIAIGNFTQFMEEEGNFLIHVGGNDYFERIYSPFEWFQHQYDGQYNLSQCFTVPWAKLYKAELFKEIVYPTDKTVEDDYTTYKVYLQADKIVYMNRAIYLHRKRETSVTKTVNLADVYPLQSIEERMMILQLIGAPKGLIDAEIAAYKWRLAIHEEETLKHGDMEAYQQVLVKRRIKEKSVHA, from the coding sequence ATGGAAAAAATTAGTGTCATCGTCCCTGTATATAATTCAGAGGCCTATCTTGAAAATTGCTTAAATAGTATCATCCAACAGACCTATCAAAATTTAGAAATTATCTTAGTCAACGATGGTTCAACGGATGGTTCTGCCGCTATTTGCCAACGCTACAAGACTCAGGACCCTCGAGTGAAGGTCTATCATAAGCCTAATGGAGGAGTTGGATCTAGTCGGAATCGTGCTTTAGAAGCGGTGACGGGAGACTACATTCTCTTTGTGGATAATGATGATTGGTTGGAACTGGATCATATCGAGAGTTTATATCATTTGCTGAAAAAAGCAGATGCAGATATTGCAATTGGAAATTTCACTCAATTTATGGAAGAAGAGGGGAATTTTTTAATCCATGTTGGGGGAAATGATTATTTCGAGCGTATCTATTCTCCTTTTGAGTGGTTCCAACATCAATATGATGGGCAGTATAATCTGAGCCAATGTTTCACGGTCCCTTGGGCAAAGCTTTATAAGGCGGAATTGTTTAAAGAGATTGTTTATCCAACAGATAAAACGGTAGAGGATGATTATACGACCTACAAGGTCTATCTACAAGCTGATAAAATTGTCTATATGAACCGTGCCATCTATCTGCATCGTAAACGTGAGACAAGTGTGACCAAAACGGTCAATCTTGCAGATGTTTATCCGTTACAAAGTATCGAAGAACGCATGATGATTCTTCAATTGATCGGAGCTCCAAAGGGCTTAATAGATGCAGAAATTGCTGCTTACAAGTGGCGATTGGCCATTCATGAAGAAGAGACCTTAAAACATGGAGACATGGAAGCTTACCAGCAAGTACTGGTAAAAAGACGGATCAAGGAGAAGAGTGTTCATGCATGA
- a CDS encoding sugar transferase, translated as MTKVHITNLYGMAGDSTVILAQNAVTEIARSMGFREIGIYFYNITTDSPGERSKRLDGIMASISFGDIVIFQSPTWNGWEFDAEFVAKMKDLRVKLVVFIHDVVPLMFRDNAYLMPVYMDMFNQADVIIAPSQQMVDRLRKEGLTVEKVLIQEFWDHPHNLSLNQPGFKKEIFFAGSLTRFPELQNWVYETPLRVFANEPKSNPEANLVIEGWKRNEELLMELSKGGFGLVWNTQYNDGENVDYYEMNISHKLSTYLAAGIPVIVPNTLSNSHLIEERGLGFAVNSLEEANQLVQNMDPKMYQEISNRAQGFAFLLKEGYITKKLLVDSIFCLACK; from the coding sequence ATGACGAAAGTACATATTACAAATCTATATGGTATGGCAGGCGATAGCACTGTTATCTTAGCTCAGAATGCTGTGACAGAAATTGCACGTTCAATGGGTTTTCGTGAAATCGGAATCTATTTTTATAATATCACGACAGATAGTCCAGGGGAACGAAGCAAGCGTCTGGATGGGATCATGGCTAGTATCTCATTTGGAGATATTGTTATCTTTCAATCACCAACTTGGAATGGTTGGGAATTTGATGCGGAATTTGTAGCGAAGATGAAGGATCTGAGGGTCAAATTAGTGGTGTTCATCCATGATGTTGTTCCACTGATGTTCCGAGATAATGCCTACCTCATGCCAGTTTATATGGATATGTTCAACCAAGCAGATGTTATCATCGCGCCATCACAGCAGATGGTAGATCGTCTGCGTAAAGAAGGGCTAACGGTGGAAAAAGTCTTGATTCAAGAATTTTGGGATCATCCTCATAACCTCAGTTTGAACCAACCAGGATTTAAAAAAGAGATTTTCTTTGCAGGATCTTTGACACGTTTTCCAGAGTTGCAAAATTGGGTTTATGAAACTCCTTTGCGAGTTTTTGCGAATGAGCCAAAGAGCAATCCAGAAGCCAATTTGGTGATTGAAGGGTGGAAGCGAAATGAAGAACTCCTGATGGAACTATCTAAAGGAGGATTTGGTCTTGTCTGGAATACCCAGTACAACGATGGGGAGAATGTTGACTACTACGAAATGAATATTTCACATAAGCTTAGCACCTATCTTGCAGCAGGAATTCCTGTGATTGTACCCAACACCTTATCAAATAGTCACCTGATAGAAGAGCGTGGCTTAGGATTTGCTGTGAACAGTTTGGAAGAAGCCAATCAATTGGTTCAAAATATGGATCCAAAAATGTATCAAGAAATCAGTAATAGGGCCCAAGGCTTTGCTTTCCTCCTTAAAGAGGGCTATATCACTAAGAAGTTGTTAGTTGATTCAATCTTTTGTCTGGCCTGCAAGTGA
- a CDS encoding glycosyltransferase family protein, whose protein sequence is MYYLVNEWTLDDERLRKDLEQIGLSIQSLQLENILDSIFFNQKVDSPLHMTSLPLPPFWEVCANGDIVSDGMKRGKIDCFQDHPQRVKKVDWYDPDGHCSASDHYDRSGSLFLKEVWSANERHLSIYTNDRMGKLYLFHQHDRAIYQAIDGLEQGVSSIEEAKKVLLQEALLQAETVFLSDPELLKALPKLEKEQIIFYGRSTLSEAELALLVNKGVKVFVREPNIVMAPHSLVLFPTYLGDLREFQPQVLILTNTQEIEQIEVLVNALPHFQFHIAALTEMGGRLVRLNDYSNVHLYPGISGENYERLLDQCRIYLDIAYANEILDGNRMALEKGMILYAFEETCHRPNVYTKDHLFQKDAVTDLIDELSQLEDPKRYQSAYDKQKMHPTLATKEELKRIVQMTENKEGKL, encoded by the coding sequence ATGTATTATCTAGTCAATGAATGGACCTTAGACGACGAGAGATTGAGGAAGGACTTAGAACAAATTGGGCTATCGATCCAATCTCTACAGTTAGAAAATATTCTGGATTCTATTTTTTTCAATCAGAAAGTGGACTCACCTCTGCATATGACCAGCCTTCCGCTACCCCCGTTTTGGGAAGTGTGTGCGAATGGGGATATTGTTTCTGATGGAATGAAGAGGGGAAAGATAGACTGTTTTCAGGATCACCCTCAAAGGGTTAAAAAAGTAGATTGGTATGATCCAGATGGTCATTGCTCTGCGAGTGACCACTATGATCGATCTGGTAGCCTCTTTCTGAAAGAAGTTTGGAGTGCAAATGAACGCCATCTCTCTATTTATACGAATGATAGAATGGGGAAACTCTATCTATTTCATCAACATGATCGTGCGATCTATCAAGCGATCGATGGGTTAGAACAGGGGGTTTCCTCTATAGAAGAAGCGAAAAAGGTCCTTCTTCAAGAAGCCCTTTTGCAGGCTGAAACAGTCTTTTTGTCTGATCCAGAATTGTTGAAGGCCTTACCCAAACTTGAGAAGGAACAGATTATCTTCTATGGTCGGTCAACTCTTTCTGAAGCAGAACTTGCTCTTCTGGTGAACAAGGGTGTAAAAGTGTTCGTTCGTGAGCCTAACATTGTTATGGCGCCTCATTCGCTAGTATTATTCCCTACTTATTTGGGAGACTTGAGGGAATTTCAGCCACAGGTTCTCATTTTGACAAACACTCAAGAGATCGAACAAATTGAAGTTCTTGTGAACGCTCTTCCTCATTTTCAGTTTCATATTGCAGCCTTGACAGAAATGGGGGGACGATTAGTGCGTCTCAATGATTACTCAAATGTTCACCTTTATCCAGGAATTTCAGGTGAGAATTATGAGCGGTTATTAGATCAATGCCGTATCTACCTAGATATCGCTTATGCAAATGAAATTTTAGACGGAAATCGAATGGCTCTTGAAAAAGGAATGATCTTATATGCCTTTGAAGAAACCTGTCACCGACCAAATGTTTATACAAAAGATCACTTGTTTCAAAAAGATGCCGTTACAGACTTGATCGATGAACTATCTCAGCTGGAAGATCCTAAAAGATATCAATCAGCCTATGATAAGCAAAAGATGCATCCGACGCTAGCAACAAAAGAAGAGTTAAAGAGGATAGTTCAAATGACAGAAAATAAAGAAGGGAAACTATGA
- a CDS encoding glycosyltransferase has translation MIYTFNLMVELEPNGVDVAQAYRGQIFRKLGCPARFVFTQVPPRYKWDYYLSLGYAEDEIILAHMLLTDQRDMTLTMSVEKMKQGLNLHSTPIERDQELIFPEENGISLVFHRNTLKSNYVDYVDYYVAGHLLRREHYGSVKLYTEYFTAVPTDAGLEARVFQRLFYNLDGSVALEEMKKTPGDLTKSVYRQGDHWFYNESELLSQAIGTLQFSAKDHIIVDRLERLPFTQTLLKMKGEATLSCVLHSIHHWGDRINSEYFLLFQYANYFDHIIVSTEAQKEELERDLSTVKPVSVLPVGGLEGLQYADNRKSYSLMIAARFERRKRLDLAIDAVVALHEKIPEVTLDIYGQGMLWQEIEEKIKQLNAQSYIHLKGHQDLQTRFKEYELYLATSEWETFGLTLLEAIGSGLVMVGTDVPYGNPTFIKNDRNGFIVPFVDRSHEEVVADLNGAMQKAFEQLNRLREGSYELAKHYMTDQMIGQWRDFLVK, from the coding sequence ATGATTTACACTTTTAATCTGATGGTGGAATTAGAGCCTAACGGTGTTGATGTTGCCCAGGCTTACCGTGGACAAATCTTTAGGAAACTGGGGTGCCCAGCACGTTTTGTCTTTACACAAGTTCCTCCTAGATATAAATGGGATTACTATTTATCTTTGGGATATGCGGAAGATGAAATCATTCTAGCACATATGTTACTAACAGATCAGCGTGATATGACCTTGACAATGAGTGTGGAGAAAATGAAGCAAGGTTTGAATCTTCATTCCACTCCAATTGAACGAGATCAAGAGTTAATATTTCCGGAAGAGAATGGGATTTCACTTGTCTTTCATCGAAATACTCTTAAGTCAAATTATGTTGATTATGTCGATTATTATGTAGCTGGTCATCTTCTTCGTAGGGAACATTACGGGAGTGTAAAGCTTTATACAGAATATTTTACAGCTGTTCCCACTGATGCGGGCTTAGAAGCAAGAGTCTTTCAGCGCCTTTTTTATAATTTGGATGGTTCCGTAGCTTTAGAGGAAATGAAAAAGACACCAGGTGATCTGACGAAATCGGTCTATCGGCAGGGGGATCATTGGTTTTATAATGAGTCGGAGCTTTTGAGCCAAGCGATCGGCACCTTACAGTTCTCTGCAAAAGACCATATCATTGTGGATCGTTTAGAGCGTCTTCCCTTTACACAGACTCTTTTAAAAATGAAGGGAGAAGCAACCTTATCGTGTGTCCTTCATTCGATACACCATTGGGGTGACCGTATCAATTCCGAATATTTCCTTCTTTTTCAGTATGCTAACTATTTCGACCATATCATTGTATCTACGGAAGCGCAAAAGGAAGAATTAGAACGGGATCTGTCGACTGTTAAGCCTGTATCGGTCTTGCCTGTCGGTGGGCTTGAAGGCTTGCAATATGCTGATAATCGCAAATCTTATAGCTTGATGATTGCGGCCCGGTTTGAGCGGAGAAAGAGATTGGACCTAGCGATCGATGCGGTAGTGGCCTTGCATGAAAAAATCCCAGAGGTTACATTGGACATTTATGGTCAAGGTATGCTTTGGCAAGAAATAGAAGAAAAAATTAAGCAGTTAAATGCTCAAAGTTATATTCATCTCAAGGGGCACCAAGATCTTCAAACTCGTTTTAAGGAGTATGAACTTTATTTGGCCACTTCCGAGTGGGAAACGTTTGGCTTAACCTTGCTAGAGGCGATAGGATCTGGTCTTGTCATGGTGGGGACAGATGTCCCTTATGGGAATCCCACTTTTATAAAAAATGATCGAAATGGTTTTATCGTTCCGTTTGTAGATCGATCACATGAAGAAGTGGTTGCTGACTTGAATGGAGCGATGCAGAAGGCTTTCGAGCAATTGAATAGACTAAGAGAAGGTTCTTATGAATTGGCGAAACACTATATGACAGATCAAATGATTGGACAATGGAGAGATTTTTTGGTGAAATAG
- a CDS encoding glycosyltransferase family 8 protein, with the protein MNKVIALGADNGYMDKVETTIKSVCAHNDSIKFYVFNDDLPSEWFRVMSKRLEKINSKIVNAKISDNHLRKYHLPMAHLSYAAYFRFFIPEVVEEEKVLYLDSDIIVDGDLTDLFEIDLGDSPLAAVRDDLQQTNFNSGVMLINNKYWREHDISTQLFELADQYHEDEYGDQGLLNRYFIGQWKELDISYNFMVGMDSVATSSPQSDEWYIKSKQHKKVSIIHYTAGKPWQAVFNNRLGDRWWFYYALDWSDVLLRTEITNRDLGALTVQEPYNTAIFTNACEMEHLEYLIQAMPNVHFHILAHTTFASQVVDLQRYLNVTIYPCFNRYNFETVLEKIDFYLDINHFNEIMSITQEVHKLGKPIYAFDNTSKDQSGASHVYPVQNPEMMVEEIKSYLVTLAD; encoded by the coding sequence ATGAATAAAGTTATAGCGTTAGGCGCCGACAATGGGTACATGGACAAGGTAGAAACAACAATCAAGTCAGTTTGTGCGCATAATGATAGCATTAAATTCTACGTTTTTAATGATGACCTTCCTTCGGAATGGTTTCGTGTGATGAGCAAACGTTTGGAGAAAATCAACTCAAAAATTGTCAATGCGAAGATTTCAGATAACCACTTACGAAAGTATCATCTTCCAATGGCTCATTTATCTTATGCGGCCTATTTCCGTTTTTTTATTCCTGAGGTAGTAGAGGAGGAAAAGGTTTTATACCTTGATTCAGATATTATTGTAGATGGGGACTTGACGGATTTGTTTGAGATAGACCTCGGTGATAGTCCTTTAGCTGCTGTTCGAGATGATTTACAACAGACAAATTTTAATTCAGGAGTCATGCTGATTAATAATAAGTATTGGAGAGAACATGACATTTCCACACAACTGTTTGAATTGGCGGATCAATACCATGAAGATGAATATGGTGATCAAGGTCTTCTAAATCGTTATTTTATTGGCCAGTGGAAAGAATTAGATATAAGCTATAATTTCATGGTTGGTATGGATAGTGTGGCTACTTCTTCTCCTCAAAGTGATGAATGGTATATCAAATCAAAACAGCATAAAAAGGTTTCTATTATCCATTATACGGCTGGTAAGCCCTGGCAGGCGGTGTTCAATAACCGTTTAGGTGATCGCTGGTGGTTCTATTATGCTCTAGATTGGTCAGATGTATTATTGCGCACAGAAATCACAAATCGTGATTTAGGAGCTTTAACTGTACAGGAACCCTATAATACGGCTATTTTCACAAATGCGTGTGAAATGGAACATTTGGAGTACCTGATTCAAGCCATGCCCAATGTACATTTCCATATTCTAGCCCATACAACTTTTGCATCGCAAGTCGTTGATCTTCAACGCTATCTTAATGTGACAATCTACCCTTGCTTTAACCGATATAATTTTGAAACCGTTTTGGAAAAAATAGATTTTTATCTTGATATCAATCATTTTAATGAAATTATGTCGATTACACAGGAAGTTCATAAACTTGGAAAACCAATCTACGCCTTTGACAATACCAGCAAGGACCAGTCTGGTGCAAGTCATGTTTATCCGGTTCAGAACCCTGAAATGATGGTGGAAGAAATTAAATCTTATCTGGTCACATTGGCTGATTAG
- a CDS encoding glycosyltransferase family 8 protein, with protein sequence MKKAIVLGADNGYMDKVETTIKSVCAHNDHIKFYVFNDDLPSEWFRVMNKRLKTIHSEIVNVKISDHSLRNYRLAISYLSYAAYFRYFIGEFVEEERAIYLDSDIIVTGSLDNLYNVDLEEYMLAGVPDYFDGDYTGDFNSGMMVVPVARWKQEQVASQLLELTEQYHQTVFGDQGILNILFRGQWKKLNRLNNFMLGMDTLAQSVNDRSWYDSALPEGVYPLIIHYTGDKPWYHLSNNRYRSTWWFYYSVDWSDVLLRKNPVNENEVGDWYTLIEPPKYYTAIFTDSCELEQIEILLKELPQVHFTILAHTVFASSVIDLQKFGNVSIHPGFTPFNLDDIIRKLDFYLDINHGNQIADIINKVHNMGKPVYAFDVTNHDDCGRSKVFPVSEVDLMINEIKLELD encoded by the coding sequence ATGAAAAAGGCAATTGTACTGGGGGCCGATAATGGCTACATGGATAAGGTAGAAACAACGATTAAGTCAGTTTGTGCGCATAATGACCATATCAAATTCTACGTTTTTAATGATGACCTCCCTTCGGAATGGTTTCGTGTGATGAACAAACGATTGAAAACGATCCATTCAGAAATTGTAAATGTGAAAATTTCAGACCATTCGCTTAGAAATTATCGGTTAGCCATTAGTTATTTATCCTATGCGGCTTATTTTCGTTACTTTATTGGTGAATTTGTTGAGGAAGAACGAGCAATTTACTTGGACTCGGATATCATTGTAACGGGAAGTCTAGATAACTTATATAATGTTGACTTAGAAGAATATATGTTGGCGGGGGTACCTGATTATTTTGATGGTGATTATACAGGTGATTTTAATTCTGGTATGATGGTTGTTCCTGTCGCAAGATGGAAACAGGAGCAAGTTGCCTCACAATTGCTAGAATTGACAGAACAGTATCATCAAACTGTATTTGGTGATCAAGGAATTTTAAATATCTTGTTTAGAGGCCAATGGAAAAAACTAAATCGCTTAAATAATTTTATGCTCGGTATGGATACATTGGCACAAAGCGTAAATGATCGATCTTGGTATGATTCGGCCTTACCGGAAGGTGTTTATCCGCTAATTATTCACTATACAGGTGATAAACCATGGTATCATCTTTCAAACAATCGTTATCGTTCGACGTGGTGGTTTTACTATAGTGTGGATTGGTCAGATGTTCTGTTAAGAAAAAATCCCGTTAATGAAAATGAGGTGGGTGATTGGTATACTCTCATAGAACCACCAAAGTACTATACAGCTATTTTTACGGATTCTTGTGAACTAGAACAAATTGAAATACTTCTAAAAGAACTTCCACAAGTGCATTTTACAATATTGGCTCATACCGTTTTTGCCTCTTCTGTTATCGATCTACAAAAATTTGGAAATGTATCGATTCATCCAGGGTTCACACCATTTAATCTTGATGACATTATAAGAAAGCTCGATTTTTACTTGGATATTAATCATGGAAATCAAATCGCTGATATTATCAATAAGGTACATAATATGGGAAAGCCTGTTTATGCTTTTGATGTCACAAATCATGATGATTGCGGACGAAGCAAGGTTTTTCCCGTTTCTGAGGTGGATTTGATGATAAATGAGATTAAGTTGGAGTTAGATTGA
- a CDS encoding acyltransferase, producing MTEFQLDGKFQQISIDPTAHVELGQDVTLRSFVCLEVGNGATLKLGNRVFFNINCSIHCGYHIEIGKDTMFGDGVRIFDSNHQYSNYHVEKIAFNYGKISIGKNCWIGANVVILKGVTIGDNVIIGAGAVIHKDIPSNSIVVSKEELIIKERPQLEHHVFTLTASDTLENLTYLVENLPEVSFHIAAKTNVSDRLEAFKKYENVTLYTNVHHDDIIEDLLDQSEIYLDINHWDQVDSIVDRAFEKGKPVFAFDNVAHRTELGGSVFSYQKPEMMVGEIQRRLFGYAVDIVN from the coding sequence ATGACAGAATTTCAATTGGATGGTAAATTTCAACAGATTTCAATTGACCCTACAGCTCATGTCGAACTGGGGCAGGATGTTACCTTGCGTTCTTTTGTTTGCCTAGAGGTGGGGAATGGAGCAACCCTGAAACTCGGAAATCGCGTTTTTTTTAATATTAACTGTTCCATTCATTGTGGATATCATATTGAAATTGGTAAGGATACCATGTTTGGAGATGGCGTTCGTATTTTCGATAGTAATCATCAATATTCCAACTACCACGTAGAAAAAATCGCTTTTAATTACGGAAAGATCTCGATCGGAAAAAATTGTTGGATTGGTGCCAATGTTGTGATTCTTAAGGGAGTCACGATCGGTGACAATGTTATTATTGGTGCAGGAGCAGTCATTCATAAGGATATTCCAAGTAACTCCATTGTTGTAAGTAAAGAGGAACTCATCATAAAAGAGCGTCCGCAATTAGAGCATCATGTCTTTACTCTGACAGCTTCAGACACTCTGGAAAACCTGACGTATTTGGTAGAAAATCTTCCAGAAGTTTCGTTTCATATTGCAGCCAAGACCAATGTTTCAGATCGCTTAGAAGCCTTTAAGAAGTACGAGAATGTAACCTTATATACAAATGTCCACCATGATGATATTATAGAGGATTTATTAGATCAATCAGAAATCTATCTGGATATTAATCATTGGGATCAGGTGGATTCTATTGTGGATCGGGCATTTGAAAAGGGGAAACCGGTTTTCGCTTTTGATAATGTGGCTCACAGGACAGAGTTGGGAGGTAGTGTATTTTCCTATCAAAAGCCTGAAATGATGGTGGGAGAAATTCAAAGACGATTGTTTGGATATGCTGTGGATATAGTAAACTGA